One genomic window of Legionella jordanis includes the following:
- the hemB gene encoding porphobilinogen synthase: MTYNLALRLKRLRQTEVSRGLVQETHLHVQQFIAPLFINERLQEKREIKSMPGQFQLSLNDLGQEIEELTNLGIHSVLLFGIPICKDDLGSASYDSNGIIQQAIGKIREINKDMHIITDVCFCEYTNHGHCGILDGECIDNDKTLELLAKQAVSHAEAGANWVAPSSMTDGMVAAIRQALDNAGHINTAILSYAVKYSSSFYGPFREAAEGAPKFGDRRSYQMDPANANEAYREAALDLAEGADMLMVKPAQNYLDIIFRIKQRFQEVPLCAYQISGEYSLIKHGAAQGLINEKQAIVETLMAIKRAGADFTISYFAKDIARFLKDEII, translated from the coding sequence ATGACATACAACTTAGCCTTACGCCTGAAACGGTTGCGCCAAACTGAAGTATCACGAGGCTTGGTTCAGGAAACCCATTTGCACGTGCAGCAATTTATTGCTCCTCTCTTTATCAATGAGCGTTTACAAGAAAAACGTGAAATTAAAAGCATGCCTGGACAGTTTCAGCTGTCTTTAAACGACTTAGGCCAAGAGATTGAAGAGCTCACAAACCTGGGCATTCATTCAGTCTTGCTGTTTGGTATACCAATTTGTAAAGATGATTTGGGCAGTGCCTCCTATGATAGCAATGGCATCATTCAGCAAGCTATAGGCAAAATTCGTGAAATAAACAAGGACATGCACATCATTACAGACGTTTGCTTTTGTGAATATACCAATCATGGGCACTGCGGCATACTTGATGGTGAATGCATCGATAACGATAAAACTCTTGAATTATTAGCAAAGCAAGCGGTTAGCCATGCCGAAGCAGGAGCCAACTGGGTGGCACCAAGCAGCATGACGGATGGCATGGTTGCAGCAATTCGACAAGCTTTGGACAATGCAGGCCATATCAACACCGCCATTTTAAGTTATGCGGTTAAATACAGCTCCAGTTTCTATGGTCCATTTCGGGAAGCTGCAGAAGGGGCCCCTAAATTTGGTGATCGCAGAAGTTATCAAATGGATCCTGCCAATGCCAATGAAGCCTATCGTGAGGCTGCGCTTGATTTGGCAGAAGGAGCGGACATGTTGATGGTCAAACCAGCCCAAAATTATCTGGATATTATTTTTCGCATCAAGCAACGTTTTCAAGAAGTTCCTCTTTGTGCTTACCAAATAAGTGGAGAGTATTCATTAATAAAGCATGGGGCAGCTCAAGGACTTATAAATGAAAAACAAGCCATAGTGGAAACCCTTATGGCCATTAAGCGCGCGGGCGCGGATTTCACCATTTCTTATTTTGCCAAGGACATCGCAAGATTTTTAAAGGACGAAATCATTTAA
- a CDS encoding translocation/assembly module TamB domain-containing protein, protein MLKLKQIAKLLLRKLLIIFILMTAVIGLLISTNPGLVLLFKVAGYCVPGTLEVENIHGSLLSKISFDRLSYHDKTMNLNLRNASLSWGITALLHHQLLVKSITADEIQFETRTTEDESKKTTPLKFPHLPFELLLQQVSIAKIKYIHGASNHQFEHFSLQAQLNNQQWLVNHLIFDYQSIHLASEINAEPVFPHQLHASFKFNNPSGKKPLLQGNLNVSGDFFLYHWQGQLMQPGSLTFNGIIKNGKEVHSQLQWQNLNAPIGGVKLASENGHLNIDGLFPDLKMTFEAQTSSPLKSTIAAQLDSNAQGFNGHGTIDFPEGHLDFHSNYNGSASPSLIGSVKAQAGSLGAPPNQLKQFKWSSQFFGNTLEDIEFVGQFSGDWSGNELLTDMNYRNQQLNVRAELAENKLEIFGKFPHQWQIKAAIPKPKFLHPELAGLDTNINLDASLQNPQAGTMNLSISPGSYQLSQDEKSRKLEFHGGKLNAVLSSKSLKLLGNITIDDSKQLDLNLILEHFKLNESIPDKQKIQGNLRLTVNSLNFLQNLSPDISKPQGRLQAQLKAKGTLAKPNIEGNLSLKEGRVSLPNFGLDLNSIEFELTSRNKRWQGNGLIRSNSQALTIKGQGVYDKGLAGTFNLDGDSFNLINTKEYSIAISPKLLVEFSPDSLSLKGQVLVPKAEIKPQSFSNSATLSEDVVFSEAKKPDNPWHMSTDVQVGMGENVAISIKGLTGRLIGAVHLSQLPNEPLNANGELSIQDGKYKAYGQDLTVEEGQLLFTGPMLTNPGLRVKAVRKFKNNAANFPGSGQLFDFNPSNLDTLNLSNNVTVGIAVTGRVNSPKIELFSTPGNLSQADILSMLLLGRPANQANKAGGQLLLAAISSMNLNQGTEGTQLMEQLKQALGVDVNLESTSQYDKKTNQLTDRTSVVVGKSISKRLYLSYNFGLAQTDSNVVTLTYLLNKFFSIQVNSSVAGSGIDLLYTHRKE, encoded by the coding sequence ATGCTTAAACTGAAGCAAATAGCCAAATTGTTACTTCGCAAACTGCTCATTATTTTTATTCTGATGACTGCAGTTATCGGCTTGTTGATTAGTACTAACCCAGGCTTGGTTCTGCTGTTTAAAGTCGCTGGTTATTGCGTGCCTGGAACACTGGAGGTAGAAAATATCCATGGCAGTTTATTGAGCAAAATAAGCTTTGACCGACTGAGTTATCATGACAAAACCATGAACTTGAATCTTCGCAATGCGAGCTTAAGTTGGGGCATTACCGCTTTATTGCATCATCAACTGCTCGTTAAGTCCATCACAGCGGATGAAATTCAATTTGAAACCAGAACAACAGAGGATGAAAGCAAAAAAACCACTCCACTTAAATTCCCCCACCTTCCCTTTGAGCTGCTGTTGCAGCAAGTCTCCATTGCTAAAATAAAATACATCCATGGCGCAAGCAACCATCAATTTGAACATTTCTCATTGCAAGCCCAACTGAACAATCAACAATGGCTCGTGAATCATTTGATTTTCGATTATCAATCGATTCATCTTGCCTCCGAAATAAATGCAGAACCTGTGTTCCCTCATCAGCTCCACGCCAGTTTTAAATTCAACAATCCATCGGGCAAAAAACCCTTGCTCCAAGGTAATCTGAACGTAAGTGGTGATTTCTTCCTGTATCATTGGCAAGGTCAGCTCATGCAACCAGGTTCTTTGACCTTCAATGGCATCATTAAAAATGGCAAGGAAGTTCATAGTCAACTTCAATGGCAAAACTTAAATGCACCTATTGGCGGAGTTAAGTTAGCCAGTGAAAATGGTCATCTCAATATTGATGGGCTCTTTCCTGATCTCAAAATGACATTTGAAGCTCAAACCAGCTCTCCTTTGAAATCAACCATTGCAGCTCAGCTAGATAGCAATGCGCAGGGTTTTAATGGTCACGGGACCATTGATTTTCCCGAAGGTCATCTTGATTTTCATAGCAACTACAATGGATCAGCCTCACCCAGTCTAATAGGAAGTGTTAAAGCGCAAGCAGGCTCATTGGGGGCTCCACCCAATCAACTTAAACAGTTTAAATGGTCTTCGCAATTTTTTGGTAATACCCTTGAAGACATCGAATTTGTAGGCCAATTTAGTGGCGACTGGTCAGGCAATGAATTGCTGACTGATATGAATTATCGTAATCAGCAGCTGAATGTCCGGGCTGAATTGGCAGAAAACAAACTGGAAATTTTCGGCAAATTCCCCCACCAGTGGCAGATTAAAGCTGCAATTCCCAAGCCTAAATTCCTTCACCCTGAATTAGCGGGACTGGATACCAACATCAATCTGGACGCCTCTCTACAAAATCCTCAAGCAGGAACAATGAATTTAAGTATTTCACCGGGATCTTATCAATTATCCCAAGATGAGAAATCCAGAAAACTTGAATTCCATGGTGGCAAGCTTAACGCGGTGTTGTCATCCAAATCGCTGAAATTATTGGGTAACATAACCATTGATGACAGCAAACAACTGGATTTAAATTTAATCCTGGAACATTTTAAACTGAACGAAAGCATCCCGGATAAACAAAAAATTCAGGGAAATCTCCGTTTAACAGTTAACTCACTTAATTTCTTACAAAATCTAAGTCCAGACATTTCCAAGCCTCAAGGACGTTTGCAGGCACAATTAAAAGCGAAAGGTACACTCGCCAAACCCAACATTGAGGGTAATCTTAGCTTGAAGGAAGGAAGAGTTTCACTACCTAATTTCGGCCTGGACTTAAACTCCATTGAATTTGAGTTGACGAGTCGTAATAAACGTTGGCAGGGTAATGGCCTAATTCGTTCGAATTCTCAGGCATTAACCATTAAGGGCCAAGGAGTATACGACAAAGGACTGGCAGGCACATTCAATCTGGATGGCGACAGCTTTAATTTGATTAATACCAAAGAATATTCAATCGCCATTTCCCCTAAACTACTTGTTGAATTCAGCCCAGATTCTCTGTCTTTGAAAGGTCAAGTTCTCGTCCCTAAAGCGGAAATCAAACCTCAGTCTTTCAGCAACTCAGCGACCCTTTCAGAAGATGTGGTATTTTCAGAAGCTAAAAAGCCGGATAATCCCTGGCACATGAGCACTGATGTTCAAGTGGGAATGGGTGAGAACGTGGCAATTAGTATAAAAGGATTAACTGGACGATTGATTGGCGCCGTTCATTTAAGTCAATTGCCAAATGAACCTCTCAATGCCAATGGTGAACTTAGTATCCAGGATGGCAAATATAAAGCTTACGGGCAGGATTTAACTGTGGAAGAAGGTCAATTACTATTCACCGGCCCCATGCTTACCAATCCTGGCCTGCGAGTCAAAGCGGTGCGTAAATTCAAAAACAATGCGGCCAATTTCCCCGGGAGTGGGCAATTGTTTGACTTTAACCCTTCCAATTTAGACACACTGAATTTAAGCAATAATGTCACTGTAGGTATTGCCGTCACCGGCCGCGTCAATTCGCCAAAAATTGAATTATTTTCAACTCCAGGCAATCTGTCCCAGGCCGATATTCTTTCCATGCTGCTGTTAGGCAGGCCGGCAAACCAGGCCAATAAGGCAGGGGGACAATTGCTGTTGGCTGCCATTTCCTCCATGAATCTCAACCAGGGGACTGAGGGCACGCAATTAATGGAGCAACTTAAACAAGCTCTAGGCGTTGACGTGAATCTCGAAAGCACAAGTCAATACGATAAAAAAACCAATCAACTTACAGACAGGACTTCAGTCGTGGTGGGCAAATCCATCTCCAAGCGTCTGTATCTAAGCTATAATTTCGGCTTGGCCCAAACCGATAGTAATGTCGTCACCCTGACCTACTTGCTGAATAAATTTTTCAGCATTCAAGTCAACTCCAGTGTGGCTGGCAGTGGCATCGATTTACTTTATACTCATCGAAAGGAATGA
- a CDS encoding autotransporter assembly complex protein TamA translates to MNNKLRLFIALIVLPLCVAAASEPNFKISGVEDVVVHNIEERLKELANEKQLSTQSKEELKTQVAKAMQPYGYFKPDIDVSGSNPLKITINPGPQIHISGIRVEIKGEGSDNYSIKKVLQPLPIKKGDPLNTIKYEDLKQSLLNAAEHQGFLRANFEKAEILIQAEDNTAYISLILNTGQQFYFGQVKFDPTYISPELLRRYIPFQYGQPYSTDQILTLNNQLSASGYFSNVSIKPELDSERYIPVDVHLQPAPRNNYSLGVGFGTDTGLRGRLGYHVIPVNRAGHKFNAIALGSFKENGIQGQYVIPGTNPITDQYSISGNLAHLNYDSGSSSSFLLSGAQQHTTPRFQRTLSLNGLFERFNYVATPKEEKDTLFPKMTFTWTNAENKLFTPTGYALTLTGLGASKAILSEVNFGQIAANFKAALTVEAIRTRFYFHSIQGITAIHDVNQMPLSLAFLLGGSDNLKAYSYNSLGPGKILTYNGFEIQKETVKNWYFVTFFDSGDVYMPISRNLKNDAGIGLMWVSPVGPIKIGVAQALDDRFNRNDKKPKLVINMGPDL, encoded by the coding sequence ATGAACAATAAATTACGACTCTTCATTGCATTAATTGTTTTGCCTCTCTGTGTGGCAGCTGCATCAGAACCCAATTTTAAAATTTCGGGGGTAGAGGATGTGGTTGTTCATAATATCGAAGAACGCCTCAAAGAGTTGGCCAATGAAAAACAACTCAGTACTCAGTCGAAAGAAGAATTAAAAACCCAAGTGGCCAAAGCCATGCAGCCCTATGGTTATTTCAAGCCAGACATAGATGTCTCGGGCAGCAACCCTTTAAAAATTACCATTAACCCAGGTCCTCAAATTCACATCAGCGGCATCAGAGTAGAAATAAAAGGGGAAGGTTCTGATAATTATTCCATTAAAAAAGTCCTCCAACCTCTTCCTATTAAAAAGGGAGACCCTTTAAATACCATTAAATACGAGGATTTAAAGCAAAGTTTACTAAATGCAGCAGAACATCAAGGATTTTTGCGGGCTAATTTTGAAAAAGCCGAGATTCTAATTCAGGCTGAGGATAATACTGCTTACATCAGCTTGATTTTAAATACAGGACAACAATTTTACTTTGGTCAGGTTAAATTTGATCCGACTTACATCTCGCCGGAACTGTTGCGGCGCTACATTCCTTTTCAATATGGCCAGCCTTATTCCACCGACCAGATTTTAACGCTAAACAATCAATTGTCTGCAAGCGGGTATTTCAGCAACGTTTCGATTAAGCCTGAGCTGGATAGTGAACGATATATCCCTGTTGACGTACATCTGCAACCAGCCCCAAGAAATAATTATTCACTGGGTGTGGGCTTTGGTACCGACACTGGCTTGCGTGGCAGGCTTGGCTATCATGTTATCCCTGTCAATCGCGCGGGACATAAATTCAATGCCATCGCATTAGGCTCCTTTAAAGAGAATGGAATTCAGGGCCAATATGTAATACCAGGAACCAATCCCATCACGGATCAATATTCAATCTCTGGAAATCTTGCCCATCTTAATTATGACAGCGGCTCAAGCAGCTCGTTCTTGCTGTCTGGAGCACAACAACACACCACGCCAAGATTTCAGAGAACCTTGTCTTTGAATGGTTTATTTGAACGCTTTAACTATGTTGCCACCCCCAAGGAAGAAAAAGACACCCTTTTCCCCAAGATGACTTTCACCTGGACGAATGCTGAAAACAAATTATTCACCCCCACAGGTTATGCTTTAACCCTCACAGGCCTTGGAGCCAGTAAAGCCATATTATCAGAGGTTAATTTTGGGCAAATTGCAGCAAACTTCAAAGCCGCCTTAACCGTGGAAGCGATAAGAACTCGATTCTACTTCCACTCGATACAGGGAATAACAGCCATACATGATGTCAATCAAATGCCTCTCTCGCTGGCTTTTTTACTGGGTGGCTCTGATAATCTTAAGGCTTACAGTTACAACTCATTAGGCCCCGGAAAAATCCTGACTTACAATGGATTTGAAATTCAAAAAGAAACCGTTAAAAATTGGTATTTTGTCACATTTTTTGACAGTGGCGACGTTTACATGCCAATATCGAGAAATTTAAAAAACGATGCGGGTATTGGTTTGATGTGGGTCTCTCCGGTGGGTCCCATTAAAATCGGTGTGGCTCAAGCCTTAGACGATCGTTTCAATCGCAATGATAAAAAACCAAAGCTGGTCATTAATATGGGGCCTGATTTGTAG
- the mutS gene encoding DNA mismatch repair protein MutS → MSVTHTPMMQQYLGIKSEYPDMLLFYRMGDFYELFYEDAKKAAQLLDLTLTHRGQSADKPIPMAGVPYHAVENYLARLLKLGESVAICEQTGDPALSKGPVERQVTRIITPGTVTDEALLDARKDNILLAIHKAPGNYGLAWVDLSAGRFHLLELKDDAELYAELSRLSPAEILVADSVLPNQLSTQYTIKIRANWEFETQRARQLLCEQFSVTHLEGLGEKQYSQAFRAAGCLLGYLQTTQRQSLPHLTQLTLEQSQDYLQLDASTQKHLELFENVQGGKENSLIAILDSTACAMGGRLLRRWLGKPLRDRRLIQKRQEVVAEILQKNQLAALHALLRRIADVERIASRVALKSARPRDLLQLRDTLTLLPELNKELQNNNAPLLRSLSTRLAPQPELQELLASAIVDNPPMLIRDGGVIALGFDEELDELRALNDHATDKLLELEALEKQRLGLSSLKFGYNRVQGYYIEVSRGQAEKVPASYQRKQTLKNVERYITPELKLFEEKVLSAQVKALAREKWLYEKLLEEVGQYITTLTQMAQALAEIDVLVSFAERAQSLNWTRPQLISEPGIHINQGRHPVVEQVLQEQFIANDLQLNQAQNMLLITGPNMGGKSTYMRQTALIVLLAHLGSYVPASQARIGPIDQIFTRIGASDDLASGRSTFMVEMTETAHILRQATDKSLVLIDEIGRGTSTYDGMALAYATCAYLASTVKAYSLFSTHYFELTTLTQTFSCIKNIHLKATIASGRIVFLYRVEDGAASRSYGLEVAELAGIPKTVLEIARQQLNVMQAPLETLESGIGNTTESALLIELAKIDPDNLSAREALNVVYRLKQLEMEQASI, encoded by the coding sequence ATGTCTGTAACTCATACTCCAATGATGCAACAATATTTAGGCATCAAATCCGAATACCCTGATATGCTTTTGTTTTATCGGATGGGTGATTTTTATGAGTTATTTTATGAGGATGCCAAAAAGGCAGCCCAACTCTTGGATTTGACTCTTACCCATCGCGGACAATCTGCCGATAAACCAATCCCTATGGCAGGAGTGCCTTATCATGCCGTGGAAAATTACTTAGCCCGCCTTCTAAAACTTGGCGAGTCTGTCGCCATTTGTGAGCAGACAGGCGACCCAGCCTTAAGCAAAGGGCCGGTAGAGCGTCAGGTCACTCGCATCATTACACCAGGAACAGTTACAGATGAAGCTTTGCTCGATGCCCGCAAAGACAATATTTTGCTTGCCATTCACAAGGCGCCCGGGAACTATGGCTTGGCCTGGGTGGATTTGAGTGCCGGGCGCTTCCATTTGCTGGAGCTTAAGGATGATGCTGAATTGTATGCCGAACTTAGTCGCTTAAGTCCGGCAGAAATTTTGGTAGCCGATTCTGTTCTTCCCAATCAATTAAGCACCCAGTACACCATAAAAATACGTGCAAATTGGGAGTTTGAAACGCAAAGGGCGAGACAGCTGCTTTGTGAGCAATTCTCTGTAACTCACCTGGAAGGTCTTGGAGAAAAACAATATAGCCAGGCTTTTCGTGCAGCTGGATGTCTGCTCGGTTATTTACAAACGACACAACGACAGTCTCTCCCGCATCTAACACAGCTTACTTTAGAGCAAAGTCAGGATTATTTACAGCTCGATGCGTCCACGCAAAAGCATCTGGAATTGTTTGAAAATGTTCAAGGAGGCAAAGAGAACAGTCTCATTGCCATTCTGGACAGCACAGCTTGTGCGATGGGAGGCCGGCTTTTAAGGCGCTGGCTTGGGAAACCACTTAGGGATCGCAGACTGATTCAAAAAAGACAAGAAGTGGTAGCTGAGATTTTGCAAAAGAACCAATTGGCCGCTCTCCATGCTCTACTCAGGCGAATTGCCGATGTTGAAAGAATTGCTTCACGCGTCGCATTAAAGTCGGCAAGACCACGAGATTTGTTGCAACTACGCGACACCTTAACGTTGCTGCCTGAGCTTAATAAGGAATTACAAAACAACAACGCCCCCCTTCTGAGGAGTTTGTCGACACGCCTTGCACCTCAACCAGAATTACAGGAGTTACTGGCGAGCGCCATTGTTGATAATCCCCCAATGCTCATACGTGATGGAGGTGTGATTGCTTTGGGTTTTGATGAGGAACTGGATGAATTAAGAGCTTTAAATGACCATGCTACGGATAAATTGCTTGAGTTAGAAGCGCTTGAAAAGCAACGCTTAGGGCTTTCATCATTGAAATTCGGCTACAACCGCGTTCAGGGTTACTACATTGAGGTTTCACGTGGACAGGCTGAGAAAGTACCCGCCTCTTACCAGCGCAAACAAACCTTGAAAAACGTCGAGCGTTACATCACACCGGAATTAAAATTGTTTGAAGAAAAGGTATTGTCAGCGCAAGTGAAAGCTTTAGCACGGGAAAAATGGCTTTATGAGAAACTGCTAGAAGAAGTGGGTCAATACATTACAACTCTGACACAAATGGCGCAGGCACTGGCAGAAATTGACGTGTTAGTGAGCTTTGCGGAACGAGCCCAATCCTTAAACTGGACTCGACCTCAGTTGATTTCAGAACCGGGGATTCATATTAATCAAGGGCGCCATCCCGTCGTAGAACAAGTTTTACAGGAACAATTTATTGCCAATGATCTTCAGTTAAACCAAGCGCAAAATATGTTATTAATCACCGGGCCGAATATGGGAGGTAAATCAACCTATATGCGGCAAACGGCTCTCATTGTCCTTTTAGCCCATTTAGGCAGCTATGTCCCTGCTTCACAAGCGCGAATAGGTCCAATTGATCAGATTTTTACACGTATTGGGGCCAGTGATGATTTAGCCTCAGGCCGTTCAACATTTATGGTAGAAATGACGGAAACAGCGCATATTTTACGCCAGGCTACTGATAAAAGCCTGGTATTAATCGATGAGATTGGCCGTGGCACAAGCACTTACGATGGTATGGCTTTGGCTTATGCTACTTGTGCCTATCTTGCAAGTACTGTGAAAGCTTATTCGTTATTCTCCACCCATTATTTTGAATTAACCACTTTGACTCAAACCTTTTCTTGCATTAAAAATATTCACTTGAAAGCCACCATCGCAAGTGGCCGCATCGTGTTTCTATATCGAGTGGAAGATGGGGCTGCCAGCCGCAGTTATGGTCTTGAAGTCGCAGAGCTGGCAGGAATTCCTAAAACGGTGCTGGAAATTGCAAGGCAACAATTAAATGTTATGCAAGCTCCCTTAGAAACACTTGAGTCAGGGATAGGAAATACCACAGAATCAGCTTTACTGATTGAATTAGCCAAAATTGATCCGGATAATTTATCAGCTCGGGAAGCTTTAAATGTTGTTTATCGATTAAAGCAGCTGGAAATGGAACAAGCTTCAATTTAA
- a CDS encoding CinA family protein translates to MSNLNQLVDKVTNELRSRHLQIATAESCTGGLIAGLLTELPGSSNWFERGFVTYSNLAKEEMLGIKSELIQRHGAVSEQVAEAMALGALQYSAADLSLAVTGIAGPDGGSSEKPVGTVCFAWAMRDFPVITLRCHFSEPSRQKIREKACIRALEGIISVLK, encoded by the coding sequence ATGAGCAATCTCAACCAGTTAGTTGATAAAGTGACGAATGAACTTCGTAGCAGGCATTTACAAATTGCTACCGCAGAATCCTGCACGGGCGGTTTAATTGCCGGGTTACTTACGGAGCTTCCAGGAAGTTCAAACTGGTTTGAGCGGGGATTTGTGACTTACAGCAATTTGGCTAAGGAAGAAATGCTGGGTATTAAATCCGAACTGATTCAGCGTCATGGAGCGGTAAGTGAGCAGGTTGCTGAGGCGATGGCTTTAGGAGCGCTTCAATACAGCGCAGCCGATCTTTCTTTAGCGGTTACAGGAATTGCTGGGCCTGATGGAGGCAGTAGCGAAAAACCTGTTGGCACAGTTTGTTTTGCCTGGGCTATGCGGGATTTTCCTGTAATAACCCTGCGATGCCATTTTTCTGAACCATCAAGGCAAAAGATTCGGGAAAAAGCTTGCATCCGAGCTTTAGAAGGCATCATTTCTGTTCTAAAATAA
- the recA gene encoding recombinase RecA gives MEDNKQKALSAALAQIERQFGKGSVMRMGDNQAVRDIEAISTGSLGLDIALGIGGLPRGRIVEIYGPESSGKTTLTLQVIAECQKKGGTAAFVDAEHALDPSYAAKLGVNVDELLVSQPDTGEQALEITDMLVRSAAVDVIIVDSVAALTPKAEIEGEMGDAHVGLQARLMSQALRKLTANIKRSNTLVIFINQIRMKIGVMFGNPETTTGGNALKFYASVRLDIRRVGSIKKGDEILGSETRVKVVKNKVAPPFKTTDFDILYNEGISRESEIINLGAQLGLIEKSGAWYSYKQEKIGQGKDNVRLYLKENPQVAQVLEQQIRAELLVKKLPVNAEAEETLESVDE, from the coding sequence ATGGAAGACAATAAACAAAAAGCTCTAAGTGCGGCTCTCGCTCAAATTGAACGCCAATTTGGTAAAGGTTCTGTCATGCGCATGGGTGATAACCAAGCAGTGCGCGACATTGAAGCCATTTCTACCGGATCCTTGGGGCTTGATATTGCCTTAGGTATTGGCGGACTACCCAGAGGCCGAATTGTCGAAATTTATGGTCCTGAATCTTCAGGAAAAACTACGCTTACCCTGCAAGTGATTGCGGAATGCCAGAAAAAAGGCGGCACGGCTGCTTTCGTTGATGCTGAGCATGCCTTAGATCCCAGTTACGCGGCCAAATTAGGCGTGAATGTGGATGAGTTATTGGTTTCTCAACCCGATACTGGTGAACAGGCGCTGGAAATTACCGATATGCTGGTTCGTTCGGCTGCAGTTGATGTGATCATTGTCGACTCAGTGGCGGCACTAACGCCCAAGGCTGAAATTGAAGGGGAAATGGGCGATGCTCATGTGGGCTTACAAGCGAGATTGATGTCGCAGGCATTGCGCAAATTAACCGCTAATATTAAACGTTCCAACACTTTGGTTATCTTTATTAACCAAATCCGTATGAAAATTGGCGTGATGTTTGGTAACCCTGAAACCACTACGGGTGGTAATGCTCTTAAATTCTATGCTTCCGTGCGCCTGGATATTCGACGTGTGGGCTCCATTAAAAAGGGTGATGAAATCTTGGGCAGTGAAACCCGAGTGAAAGTGGTTAAAAACAAAGTGGCGCCACCGTTTAAGACGACAGATTTTGATATTCTTTATAATGAAGGTATTTCGCGCGAAAGCGAGATTATTAACCTTGGGGCTCAACTGGGTCTAATTGAAAAATCAGGTGCCTGGTACAGTTATAAACAGGAAAAAATTGGCCAGGGGAAAGACAACGTTCGTCTATACCTCAAAGAAAACCCTCAAGTGGCCCAAGTATTGGAACAACAAATCAGAGCGGAGTTGCTGGTTAAAAAATTACCAGTAAATGCTGAGGCGGAAGAGACACTTGAGAGCGTGGATGAATAA
- the recX gene encoding recombination regulator RecX codes for MNKALDCAVRLLARREHGARELAEKLAQKGYNSSDIDEAIARCQSLGLQSDVRFAESRCRLRIRQGCGPLKIIQELQNKHISRELIDEILKEEHENWRDYAQAVWDKKFKQLSKPSFAELQKAQRFLSYRGFPADIIAKIVFPYSN; via the coding sequence ATGAATAAAGCTTTGGACTGTGCCGTGCGCCTGCTGGCCAGGCGCGAGCATGGTGCTCGAGAATTGGCTGAAAAATTAGCTCAAAAGGGCTATAACTCATCTGATATTGATGAAGCCATTGCTCGATGCCAGAGCCTCGGTTTGCAAAGTGATGTCCGTTTCGCTGAATCACGATGCCGATTGCGTATTCGCCAAGGTTGTGGTCCTTTAAAAATCATTCAGGAATTGCAAAACAAGCACATTTCTCGTGAGTTGATTGATGAAATTCTTAAGGAAGAACACGAGAATTGGCGTGATTATGCACAAGCTGTATGGGATAAGAAATTTAAACAGCTCAGCAAACCATCGTTCGCGGAATTACAAAAGGCACAGCGCTTTTTGTCTTACCGCGGCTTTCCTGCTGATATCATTGCTAAAATTGTATTTCCTTATTCGAATTAA